The following coding sequences lie in one Cronobacter universalis NCTC 9529 genomic window:
- the wbjC gene encoding UDP-2-acetamido-2,6-beta-L-arabino-hexul-4-ose reductase: MKILVTGADGFIGRNLCLRLQESGYIDLIKIDRNSSYQELENGLKEVDFVYHLAGINRPQCVDEFAEGNSNLTGQIVDILLANERSIPVMVSSSIQAELDNPYGESKAAAEKHIIRYAAVSGASYFIYRYPNVFGKWCKPNYNSFVATFCYNLAHDIDIKINNPAAVVNLVYIDDVCTDAIKLLTDDIESGYQEVKPVYSTTVGDVADLLYRFKESRNTLITEEVGTGFVRALYSTWLSYLPVEHFSYTIPSYEDTRGVFCEMLKTPSTGQFSFFTAHPGITRGGHYHHSKNEKFLVIRGSALFKFQHVITGERHELYVSSEEYRIVETVPGWTHDITNIGSDELIVMLWANEIFNREQPDTIARAL; the protein is encoded by the coding sequence ATGAAAATACTTGTAACTGGAGCTGATGGTTTCATTGGCCGTAACTTGTGTTTACGCTTGCAAGAATCAGGTTACATTGACCTTATCAAGATTGATCGTAATAGCTCTTATCAAGAACTCGAAAACGGTCTCAAAGAAGTTGATTTTGTCTATCATCTGGCAGGTATAAACAGACCTCAATGCGTTGACGAGTTTGCTGAAGGGAATAGTAATTTAACTGGTCAAATAGTTGATATCTTGCTGGCTAACGAGCGAAGCATCCCTGTAATGGTGAGTTCATCCATACAGGCCGAGCTGGACAATCCATATGGAGAAAGCAAAGCGGCTGCGGAAAAACATATTATTAGATATGCCGCGGTCAGCGGAGCTAGTTATTTTATTTATCGCTATCCAAATGTTTTTGGTAAATGGTGTAAACCTAACTACAATTCTTTTGTAGCAACCTTTTGCTATAATCTGGCTCACGATATTGATATTAAAATTAATAATCCTGCAGCCGTTGTTAATCTCGTTTATATAGATGATGTATGCACTGATGCCATTAAGCTTCTTACCGATGATATCGAGAGTGGCTATCAGGAAGTGAAACCAGTGTATTCAACAACGGTTGGTGATGTCGCTGATTTACTTTATCGGTTCAAGGAAAGTCGAAATACTCTCATAACTGAGGAAGTCGGGACAGGCTTTGTCCGCGCACTCTATTCAACATGGCTCAGTTATTTACCGGTTGAGCATTTTTCTTATACGATCCCATCGTATGAAGATACGCGTGGTGTTTTCTGCGAAATGCTAAAGACGCCTTCCACAGGCCAATTCTCTTTTTTCACGGCACATCCAGGTATCACCCGCGGTGGACACTATCATCATTCTAAAAATGAAAAGTTCCTTGTCATTCGTGGTAGCGCGCTATTCAAGTTTCAACACGTTATTACGGGCGAGCGTCATGAACTCTACGTATCGTCTGAGGAGTACAGGATTGTCGAAACAGTACCCGGATGGACGCACGATATAACGAATATTGGCTCTGATGAGCTTATTGTGATGCTTTGGGCTAATGAAATATTTAACCGTGAACAGCCCGATACGATAGCGAGAGCTTTATAA
- the fnlA gene encoding UDP-N-acetylglucosamine 4,6-dehydratase/5-epimerase translates to MFKNKVLLITGGTGSFGNAVLNRFLNTDIKEIRIFSRDEKKQDDMRKKYNNNKLKFYIGDVRDYGSILNATRGVDFIYHAAALKQVPSCEFHPMEAVKTNVLGTENVLEAAIANEVKRVVCLSTDKAVYPINAMGISKAMMEKVMVAKSRNVDTNKTVICGTRYGNVMASRGSVIPLFVDLIKADQPLTITDPNMTRFMMTLEDAVDLVLYAFEHGNNGDIFVQKAPAATIETLAIALKELLNKEHHPINIIGTRHGEKLYEALLSREEMIAAVDMGDYYRVPPDLRDLNYGKYVEQGDRRISEVEDYNSHNTTRLDVEGMKKLLLKLSFIRALRAGEQYELDS, encoded by the coding sequence ATGTTCAAAAATAAAGTCCTTTTAATAACTGGTGGTACCGGTTCTTTCGGAAACGCAGTGTTAAATCGTTTCCTGAACACCGATATAAAAGAAATACGCATTTTTTCTCGCGACGAGAAAAAACAAGATGACATGCGAAAAAAATATAATAACAATAAGCTTAAATTTTATATTGGTGACGTGCGTGACTATGGAAGCATCCTAAACGCGACACGAGGTGTAGATTTTATTTATCATGCGGCTGCGCTCAAGCAAGTGCCTTCCTGCGAATTTCACCCCATGGAAGCGGTTAAAACGAACGTTCTTGGTACCGAAAATGTCCTCGAGGCGGCAATTGCTAACGAAGTTAAACGTGTGGTATGTCTAAGTACAGATAAAGCTGTTTATCCAATCAATGCTATGGGTATCTCCAAGGCTATGATGGAAAAAGTGATGGTTGCGAAATCACGTAATGTGGATACGAACAAGACTGTCATTTGTGGTACTCGTTATGGCAACGTAATGGCTTCGCGCGGTTCTGTTATTCCTCTGTTCGTCGACCTGATCAAAGCTGACCAGCCCCTAACTATTACCGATCCCAATATGACACGCTTCATGATGACACTTGAAGACGCTGTGGATCTTGTGCTCTATGCGTTTGAACACGGTAATAACGGTGACATATTCGTCCAGAAAGCTCCCGCAGCAACCATTGAAACCTTAGCTATCGCCTTAAAAGAGCTTCTCAATAAAGAGCATCACCCCATTAATATTATCGGCACTCGACACGGTGAAAAACTATACGAAGCTTTGTTGAGCCGTGAAGAGATGATCGCTGCGGTTGATATGGGAGATTACTATCGCGTGCCACCTGATTTACGTGACCTTAACTATGGTAAATATGTTGAACAGGGCGATCGACGCATATCTGAGGTTGAAGATTACAATTCTCACAATACTACTCGCCTTGATGTTGAAGGTATGAAAAAGCTGCTGCTTAAACTTTCATTCATTCGAGCTTTACGCGCTGGCGAGCAATACGAATTGGACTCATAA